The Toxorhynchites rutilus septentrionalis strain SRP chromosome 3, ASM2978413v1, whole genome shotgun sequence genome includes a region encoding these proteins:
- the LOC129776311 gene encoding dynactin subunit 1 isoform X3, which produces MSEKLLKVGQRIEVSGKDVRGSIAYIGMTSFAVGKWIGVILDEPKGKNNGSIKGQTYFTCEENYGMFVRPTQLIYLDDAGNPIENSDVQTPEEKPRSRLSSAKRVTKSNAGSVRSLASVPGSTSSFAAKPTASRLSLNRSTSSLGSKTHLASPANERPSAGSGQSSIPTPVSSIPTMVKASDRYESIQKSHISPPESLQTSKRASFVETGFVETLKPQFTPGQSLTSPSPAPSTEDRIHLLQLQQEVEDLRTQNKDLVEKLETLKIRRAEDKERLREFDKLKTQFDQLVEFKSKMMDAHSQLQRDYQRAKQDAKDAIEARDLHIEEMAELSENVELITLDKEMAEMKADTLAMELETSKERIEELTLDLEILKTEMQDKLGSGGPIGDGSVGGVSTYEFKQLEQQNARLRETLVRLRDLSAHEKHEIQKLEKELDTKKSEVAELQRTKEKLSTKVDEMEVQLNDLQEQVNAALGAEEMIEQLAEKKMELEDKVKALEEEVAELEALEEVHEQLVESNHELEMDMREELDMAHAGKREAVREKEAALETIIDRDQTILKFRELVQRLNDQCQELREKLNQESNKVVKDTISETIDFKQMFAESKAFTRAIDLQLRQIELTQANEHVKYLSAFMPEVFMARGGDHDAILVILLVSRIVFKSGIIVSQARERFSAVPQIDRNAIVGGHEIYQFRFRSRLLHHVHNLQSVMHQFLYGLTACQPDTLLKIGSSLPEMQAQEKMVDEIVDLLKANQLDENSSTDNLEKCVTFFNAMYLVLLSGEDLLNEAQIVRDCTASISAACDSILTDANVIKTLIKGGDETSDSGLLMQYIIQNVESVKQQLKLIKRRLPQDVTITKCNLSMNTLQNLKKTTESLNKFMSVMFYSAKQVAQIVTADPETEVSIPHDKLWDIISNACEKVYEQDDLGPSQNIRSVLSKTSTDMSQLAQYLLDHEYEIMSGTNLKTEEKPMAPIILRAQAVKKQLEETKTLTATLENREAEIRQLKMAAKLKQSELSEMQIRKDLAEKKLSVLQQDHETNTARLQKQYDELCQRLKQKEKEFEETMDHLQSDIDSLESEKSSLRDKLKTYSSKKGDLKTTTALDISASSPYIAQELSLLKKAFKGERAERLKVQANEYKKILSNLEPLHIPPPKDERIEALEKEITKVKHDWIMSLVKGAEIPTTRTQHGNVSKSIIDYENEQRRNQQQIKSKAEKLAYEVMNEYLNRKPHRATHGDFAVFPSTELAMAFKANVKV; this is translated from the exons ATGAGCGAAAAGCTTTTGAAAGTTGGACAGCGAATCGAAGTATCCGGCAAGGATGTTCGTGGTTCGATTGCCTATATTGGGATGACATCATTTGCTGTCGGCAAATGGATCGGCGTTATACTTGATGAACCCAAAGGAAAAAACAATGGATCCATCAAGGGTCAAACTTATTTTACC TGCGAGGAAAACTATGGAATGTTCGTTCGGCCCACCCAGCTAATATATTTAGATGATGCAGGCAATCCAATTGAAAATTCCGATGTGCAAACACCAGAAGAAAAACCACGATCAAGGCTGAGCAG TGCCAAACGCGTGACTAAATCGAA TGCCGGATCAGTTCGTTCGCTAGCGTCGGTCCCAGGTTCAACGTCGTCTTTCGCGGCGAAACCAACGGC TTCTCGGCTGTCGCTAAATCGTAGCACCAGTTCTCTGGGATCGAAGACTCATTTGGCATCGCCAGCAAATGAACGGCCTTCCGCTGGTTCTGGCCAGTCATCTATTCCCACGCCGGTTTCGTCAATACCAACGATGGTCAAAGCGAGCGATCGctacgaatcgatccaaaaatctCACATAAGCCCACCCGAATCGCTCCAAACCTCCAAGCGCGCTTCGTTCGTTGAGACGGGTTTTGTAGAAACATTGAAACCCCAATTCACTCCGGGCCAATCGCTGACATCCCCATCGCCAGCACCATCCACCGAAGATCGTATCCATCTGTTGCAGTTGCAACAAGAGGTTGAAGATTTGAGGACACAAAACAAAGATCTGGTGGAGAAACTAGAGACGCTTAAGATTCGCCGAGCTGAGGATAAGGAGCGACTGCGCGAGTTCGACAAGCTGAAAACTCAGTTCGATCAGCTGGTGGAGTTCAAGAGCAAAATGATGGATGCCCATTCGCAACTGCAGCGGGACTATCAGCGAGCCAAGCAGGATGCAAAAGACGCCATCGAGGCACGTGATCTGCACATCGAAGAGATGGCTGAGCTATCGGAGAATGTGGAACTGATCACTCTCGATAAAGAAATGGCAGAGATGAAGGCCGACACGTTGGCTATGGAACTGGAAACCAGCAAGGAGAGGATCGAGGAGTTGACATTGGATCTGGAGATTTTGAAGACAGAGATGCAAGACAAACTCGGAAGTGGTGGGCCAATCGGTGACGGGAGTGTCGGTGGTGTATCGACCTATGAGTTTAAACAGTTGGAGCAGCAAAACGCAAGGTTGCGTGAAACTCTGGTTCGTTTGAGGGACTTATCTGCCCACGAAAAGCATGAAATCCAAAAATTGGAGAAAGAGTTGGATACGAAAAAATCGGAAGTTGCTGAATTGCAGCGTACTAAAGAAAAGCTTTCCACAAAAGTAGATGAAATGGAGGTTCAGCTTAACGATCTGCAAGAACAGGTCAATGCAGCATTAGGTGCGGAAGAAATGATTGAACAACTAGCTGAAAAGAAAATGGAACTCGAGGATAAGGTGAAGGCTCTAGAGGAAGAAGTAGCCGAGCTTGAGGCTCTGGAGGAAGTCCATGAACAACTGGTAGAAAGCAACCATGAGCTCGAGATGGATATGCGCGAGGAGTTAGATATGGCTCATGCTGGTAAACGTGAAGCGGTTCGTGAGAAAGAGGCTGCTCTCGAGACCATTATTGATCGCGATCAAACCATCCTCAAATTCCGGGAACTAGTTCAGCGTCTTAATGACCAGTGTCAAGAGTTACGGGAGAAACTCAATCAGGAATCAAATAAGGTGGTCAAGGACACAATTTCTGAAACAATCGACTTCAAACAAATGTTCGCTGAGTCCAAGGCGTTCACTAGAGCTATCGATCTTCAGCTACGTCAGATTGAATTGACCCAAGCGAACGAACACGTTAAATATCTCAGTGCGTTTATGCCGGAAGTGTTCATGGCCCGTGGTGGCGATCATGATGCCATACTCGTGATTCTTCTTGTGTCACGCATCGTTTTCAAATCCGGCATCATAGTCAGCCAGGCTAGAGAACGCTTCTCGGCTGTTCCGCAGATTGACCGAAACGCAATTGTTGGTGGTCATGAAATTTACCAGTTCCGATTCCGTTCAAGACTTCTTCACCACGTGCACAATCTACAGAGTGTAATGCATCAGTTCCTATACGGCCTGACCGCCTGTCAACCAGATACGCTGCTGAAGATTGGGTCATCGCTACCGGAAATGCAAGCTCAGGAGAAAATGGTCGATGAGATTGTGGATCTGTTGAAGGCTAATCAGCTCGATGAAAATTCATCTACCGATA ATCTCGAAAAGTGTGTAACTTTCTTCAACGCTATGTACCTGGTGCTGCTGTCCGGGGAAGATCTACTCAACGAGGCTCAGATCGTGCGGGATTGTACAGCCTCAATTTCAGCGGCATGCGATTCAATCTTAACCGATGCAAACGTGATTAAAACATTGATCAAG GGCGGTGACGAGACCAGTGATTCCGGGTTGCTGATGCAGTACATCATCCAGAACGTGGAATCGGTGAAGCAACAGCTGAAACTGATCAAACGCCGACTACCCCAGGATGTCACCATTACCAAGTGTAATCTTTCAATGAACACTTTACAGAACCTGAAGAAAACGACGGAGTCTTTGAACAAGTTCATGAGTGTGATGTTCTACAGTGCCAAACAGGTCGCCCAGATTGTAACCGCTGATCCCGAAACCGAGGTCTCGATTCCCCACGACAAACTGTGGGACATTATATCGAATGCTTGCGAAAAAGTCTACGAGCAGGACGATCTGGGTCCGTCGCAAAATATTCGCTCGGTACTCAGCAAAACTAGCACAGACATGAGCCAGCTGGCACAATATCTGCTGGATCACGAGTACGAAATCATGTCAGGAACAAACCTAAAAACCGAGGAGAAACCGATGGCACCAATCATTCTTCGAGCGCAGGCAGTTAAAAAGCAGCTGGAAGAAACCAAAACCCTTACAGCGACGCTCGAGAATCGGGAGGCGGAAATTCGTCAGCTCAAGATGGCCGCGAAACTCAAGCAAAGCGAACTTTCCGAAATGCAGATTCGGAAAGATTTGGCCGAGAAAAAATTGTCTGTATTGCAGCAAGACCATGAAACGAACACGGCACGGCTGCAAAAGCAATATGATGAATTATGCCAGCGACTCAAACA AAAAGAGAAAGAATTCGAGGAAACCATGGACCACTTACAAAGCGATATCGATTCACTGGAGAGTGAGAAGAGTAGTCTGCGTGATAAACTGAAAACGTACAGCTCCAAGAAGGGAGATTTGAAAACCACAACTGCTCTtg ATATTTCCGCTAGTTCGCCATACATCGCGCAGGAACTATCACTTCTGAAGAAGGCCTTTAAGGGTGAGCGCGCCGAACGACTGAAGGTACAGGCGAACGAGTACAAGAAGATCCTTTCCAATCTGGAACCACTGCACATTCCCCCGCCCAAGGATGAACGCATAGAAGCGTTGGAGAAGGAAATCACCAAGGTCAAGCACGACTGGATAATGTCACTCGTCAAGGGAGCGGAAATTCCGACCACTAGGACACAACACGGCAACGTCTCCAAGTCCATCATCGATTACGAAAACGAGCAGAGGCGCAACCAGCAACAGATAAAGTCCAAGGCGGAAAAGCTGGCCTATGAAGTGATGAATGAATATCTCAACAGAAAGCCACACCGAGCAACTCATGGAGATTTTGCTGTGTTTCCTTCGACCGAACTGGCGATGGCATTCAAAGCCAACGTTAAGGTTTAG
- the LOC129776311 gene encoding dynactin subunit 1 isoform X2 has protein sequence MSEKLLKVGQRIEVSGKDVRGSIAYIGMTSFAVGKWIGVILDEPKGKNNGSIKGQTYFTCEENYGMFVRPTQLIYLDDAGNPIENSDVQTPEEKPRSRLSSAGSVRSLASVPGSTSSFAAKPTAVRRKSPVKQPQSKRASMSMTLSSSSSRLSLNRSTSSLGSKTHLASPANERPSAGSGQSSIPTPVSSIPTMVKASDRYESIQKSHISPPESLQTSKRASFVETGFVETLKPQFTPGQSLTSPSPAPSTEDRIHLLQLQQEVEDLRTQNKDLVEKLETLKIRRAEDKERLREFDKLKTQFDQLVEFKSKMMDAHSQLQRDYQRAKQDAKDAIEARDLHIEEMAELSENVELITLDKEMAEMKADTLAMELETSKERIEELTLDLEILKTEMQDKLGSGGPIGDGSVGGVSTYEFKQLEQQNARLRETLVRLRDLSAHEKHEIQKLEKELDTKKSEVAELQRTKEKLSTKVDEMEVQLNDLQEQVNAALGAEEMIEQLAEKKMELEDKVKALEEEVAELEALEEVHEQLVESNHELEMDMREELDMAHAGKREAVREKEAALETIIDRDQTILKFRELVQRLNDQCQELREKLNQESNKVVKDTISETIDFKQMFAESKAFTRAIDLQLRQIELTQANEHVKYLSAFMPEVFMARGGDHDAILVILLVSRIVFKSGIIVSQARERFSAVPQIDRNAIVGGHEIYQFRFRSRLLHHVHNLQSVMHQFLYGLTACQPDTLLKIGSSLPEMQAQEKMVDEIVDLLKANQLDENSSTDNLEKCVTFFNAMYLVLLSGEDLLNEAQIVRDCTASISAACDSILTDANVIKTLIKGGDETSDSGLLMQYIIQNVESVKQQLKLIKRRLPQDVTITKCNLSMNTLQNLKKTTESLNKFMSVMFYSAKQVAQIVTADPETEVSIPHDKLWDIISNACEKVYEQDDLGPSQNIRSVLSKTSTDMSQLAQYLLDHEYEIMSGTNLKTEEKPMAPIILRAQAVKKQLEETKTLTATLENREAEIRQLKMAAKLKQSELSEMQIRKDLAEKKLSVLQQDHETNTARLQKQYDELCQRLKQKEKEFEETMDHLQSDIDSLESEKSSLRDKLKTYSSKKGDLKTTTALDISASSPYIAQELSLLKKAFKGERAERLKVQANEYKKILSNLEPLHIPPPKDERIEALEKEITKVKHDWIMSLVKGAEIPTTRTQHGNVSKSIIDYENEQRRNQQQIKSKAEKLAYEVMNEYLNRKPHRATHGDFAVFPSTELAMAFKANVKV, from the exons ATGAGCGAAAAGCTTTTGAAAGTTGGACAGCGAATCGAAGTATCCGGCAAGGATGTTCGTGGTTCGATTGCCTATATTGGGATGACATCATTTGCTGTCGGCAAATGGATCGGCGTTATACTTGATGAACCCAAAGGAAAAAACAATGGATCCATCAAGGGTCAAACTTATTTTACC TGCGAGGAAAACTATGGAATGTTCGTTCGGCCCACCCAGCTAATATATTTAGATGATGCAGGCAATCCAATTGAAAATTCCGATGTGCAAACACCAGAAGAAAAACCACGATCAAGGCTGAGCAG TGCCGGATCAGTTCGTTCGCTAGCGTCGGTCCCAGGTTCAACGTCGTCTTTCGCGGCGAAACCAACGGC TGTGCGCCGTAAGTCACCCGTCAAGCAGCCCCAATCGAAGCGTGCCTCCATGTCCATGACATTATCATCATCCAG TTCTCGGCTGTCGCTAAATCGTAGCACCAGTTCTCTGGGATCGAAGACTCATTTGGCATCGCCAGCAAATGAACGGCCTTCCGCTGGTTCTGGCCAGTCATCTATTCCCACGCCGGTTTCGTCAATACCAACGATGGTCAAAGCGAGCGATCGctacgaatcgatccaaaaatctCACATAAGCCCACCCGAATCGCTCCAAACCTCCAAGCGCGCTTCGTTCGTTGAGACGGGTTTTGTAGAAACATTGAAACCCCAATTCACTCCGGGCCAATCGCTGACATCCCCATCGCCAGCACCATCCACCGAAGATCGTATCCATCTGTTGCAGTTGCAACAAGAGGTTGAAGATTTGAGGACACAAAACAAAGATCTGGTGGAGAAACTAGAGACGCTTAAGATTCGCCGAGCTGAGGATAAGGAGCGACTGCGCGAGTTCGACAAGCTGAAAACTCAGTTCGATCAGCTGGTGGAGTTCAAGAGCAAAATGATGGATGCCCATTCGCAACTGCAGCGGGACTATCAGCGAGCCAAGCAGGATGCAAAAGACGCCATCGAGGCACGTGATCTGCACATCGAAGAGATGGCTGAGCTATCGGAGAATGTGGAACTGATCACTCTCGATAAAGAAATGGCAGAGATGAAGGCCGACACGTTGGCTATGGAACTGGAAACCAGCAAGGAGAGGATCGAGGAGTTGACATTGGATCTGGAGATTTTGAAGACAGAGATGCAAGACAAACTCGGAAGTGGTGGGCCAATCGGTGACGGGAGTGTCGGTGGTGTATCGACCTATGAGTTTAAACAGTTGGAGCAGCAAAACGCAAGGTTGCGTGAAACTCTGGTTCGTTTGAGGGACTTATCTGCCCACGAAAAGCATGAAATCCAAAAATTGGAGAAAGAGTTGGATACGAAAAAATCGGAAGTTGCTGAATTGCAGCGTACTAAAGAAAAGCTTTCCACAAAAGTAGATGAAATGGAGGTTCAGCTTAACGATCTGCAAGAACAGGTCAATGCAGCATTAGGTGCGGAAGAAATGATTGAACAACTAGCTGAAAAGAAAATGGAACTCGAGGATAAGGTGAAGGCTCTAGAGGAAGAAGTAGCCGAGCTTGAGGCTCTGGAGGAAGTCCATGAACAACTGGTAGAAAGCAACCATGAGCTCGAGATGGATATGCGCGAGGAGTTAGATATGGCTCATGCTGGTAAACGTGAAGCGGTTCGTGAGAAAGAGGCTGCTCTCGAGACCATTATTGATCGCGATCAAACCATCCTCAAATTCCGGGAACTAGTTCAGCGTCTTAATGACCAGTGTCAAGAGTTACGGGAGAAACTCAATCAGGAATCAAATAAGGTGGTCAAGGACACAATTTCTGAAACAATCGACTTCAAACAAATGTTCGCTGAGTCCAAGGCGTTCACTAGAGCTATCGATCTTCAGCTACGTCAGATTGAATTGACCCAAGCGAACGAACACGTTAAATATCTCAGTGCGTTTATGCCGGAAGTGTTCATGGCCCGTGGTGGCGATCATGATGCCATACTCGTGATTCTTCTTGTGTCACGCATCGTTTTCAAATCCGGCATCATAGTCAGCCAGGCTAGAGAACGCTTCTCGGCTGTTCCGCAGATTGACCGAAACGCAATTGTTGGTGGTCATGAAATTTACCAGTTCCGATTCCGTTCAAGACTTCTTCACCACGTGCACAATCTACAGAGTGTAATGCATCAGTTCCTATACGGCCTGACCGCCTGTCAACCAGATACGCTGCTGAAGATTGGGTCATCGCTACCGGAAATGCAAGCTCAGGAGAAAATGGTCGATGAGATTGTGGATCTGTTGAAGGCTAATCAGCTCGATGAAAATTCATCTACCGATA ATCTCGAAAAGTGTGTAACTTTCTTCAACGCTATGTACCTGGTGCTGCTGTCCGGGGAAGATCTACTCAACGAGGCTCAGATCGTGCGGGATTGTACAGCCTCAATTTCAGCGGCATGCGATTCAATCTTAACCGATGCAAACGTGATTAAAACATTGATCAAG GGCGGTGACGAGACCAGTGATTCCGGGTTGCTGATGCAGTACATCATCCAGAACGTGGAATCGGTGAAGCAACAGCTGAAACTGATCAAACGCCGACTACCCCAGGATGTCACCATTACCAAGTGTAATCTTTCAATGAACACTTTACAGAACCTGAAGAAAACGACGGAGTCTTTGAACAAGTTCATGAGTGTGATGTTCTACAGTGCCAAACAGGTCGCCCAGATTGTAACCGCTGATCCCGAAACCGAGGTCTCGATTCCCCACGACAAACTGTGGGACATTATATCGAATGCTTGCGAAAAAGTCTACGAGCAGGACGATCTGGGTCCGTCGCAAAATATTCGCTCGGTACTCAGCAAAACTAGCACAGACATGAGCCAGCTGGCACAATATCTGCTGGATCACGAGTACGAAATCATGTCAGGAACAAACCTAAAAACCGAGGAGAAACCGATGGCACCAATCATTCTTCGAGCGCAGGCAGTTAAAAAGCAGCTGGAAGAAACCAAAACCCTTACAGCGACGCTCGAGAATCGGGAGGCGGAAATTCGTCAGCTCAAGATGGCCGCGAAACTCAAGCAAAGCGAACTTTCCGAAATGCAGATTCGGAAAGATTTGGCCGAGAAAAAATTGTCTGTATTGCAGCAAGACCATGAAACGAACACGGCACGGCTGCAAAAGCAATATGATGAATTATGCCAGCGACTCAAACA AAAAGAGAAAGAATTCGAGGAAACCATGGACCACTTACAAAGCGATATCGATTCACTGGAGAGTGAGAAGAGTAGTCTGCGTGATAAACTGAAAACGTACAGCTCCAAGAAGGGAGATTTGAAAACCACAACTGCTCTtg ATATTTCCGCTAGTTCGCCATACATCGCGCAGGAACTATCACTTCTGAAGAAGGCCTTTAAGGGTGAGCGCGCCGAACGACTGAAGGTACAGGCGAACGAGTACAAGAAGATCCTTTCCAATCTGGAACCACTGCACATTCCCCCGCCCAAGGATGAACGCATAGAAGCGTTGGAGAAGGAAATCACCAAGGTCAAGCACGACTGGATAATGTCACTCGTCAAGGGAGCGGAAATTCCGACCACTAGGACACAACACGGCAACGTCTCCAAGTCCATCATCGATTACGAAAACGAGCAGAGGCGCAACCAGCAACAGATAAAGTCCAAGGCGGAAAAGCTGGCCTATGAAGTGATGAATGAATATCTCAACAGAAAGCCACACCGAGCAACTCATGGAGATTTTGCTGTGTTTCCTTCGACCGAACTGGCGATGGCATTCAAAGCCAACGTTAAGGTTTAG